From Rhodococcus sp. B7740, one genomic window encodes:
- a CDS encoding alpha/beta hydrolase yields MRSTRLVAAAALVFAVAACSTPAEDPATPAPVSIAAPVGSERGAIVSSMLLGQVDIGVAYLGGTATKVVYRTTDGVTGGGTEASGTVFVPKGSAPPGGWPIVSVGHGTTGVTDECAPSLYPNLLGTIGLVTPFLERGTVVVVTDYQGLGTPGDPAYLDRDAAAYDVIDAVRAARNVVPDVGTRWGAVGISQGGQAVWAAAERSGDYGDGLQLVGAAALSPAADLTRFFAPETEQTVPRQLLVPYLYEGLHAADPSAERADYIRGTFADNVTALTACSDLLGFSKADAGAVLDPADALPDSADASDRMTQWLESVAVPTSRTEVPLLVLVGERDDLIDPRWTRDAVAEACALGDDVELRSEPEQGHAELAANGIGVDWLVERFLNVPTSTTCAR; encoded by the coding sequence GTGAGGTCGACCCGGCTGGTCGCCGCCGCGGCACTGGTGTTCGCCGTTGCTGCGTGCAGCACTCCTGCCGAGGATCCGGCCACACCCGCCCCGGTGTCGATCGCGGCACCCGTGGGCTCGGAGCGAGGCGCGATCGTGTCGTCGATGCTGCTGGGGCAGGTCGACATCGGTGTCGCCTATCTCGGCGGGACTGCCACCAAGGTCGTGTACCGCACCACCGACGGGGTCACCGGGGGCGGGACCGAGGCATCGGGAACGGTGTTCGTGCCCAAAGGTTCTGCTCCGCCCGGCGGCTGGCCGATCGTCTCCGTCGGGCACGGCACCACCGGTGTCACCGACGAGTGCGCACCCTCGCTCTATCCGAACCTGTTGGGCACCATCGGATTGGTGACGCCGTTCCTCGAACGCGGCACCGTGGTCGTGGTGACGGATTATCAGGGTCTCGGAACTCCGGGAGATCCCGCGTATCTCGACCGGGACGCCGCAGCGTACGACGTGATCGACGCGGTGCGCGCGGCCCGCAACGTGGTTCCCGACGTCGGCACCAGGTGGGGCGCAGTGGGCATCTCCCAAGGCGGACAAGCGGTCTGGGCGGCAGCCGAGCGCAGTGGCGATTACGGCGACGGTCTGCAACTGGTCGGTGCCGCGGCGCTGTCGCCCGCGGCCGATCTGACGCGGTTCTTCGCGCCCGAGACCGAGCAGACCGTGCCGCGTCAGCTGCTGGTGCCGTACCTCTACGAGGGTCTGCACGCCGCAGATCCGAGTGCCGAACGCGCGGACTACATCCGCGGCACGTTCGCCGACAACGTGACCGCGCTGACCGCCTGCAGTGATTTGCTCGGCTTCTCCAAGGCCGACGCCGGAGCCGTTCTCGATCCGGCCGACGCCCTCCCGGACTCCGCGGATGCATCGGATCGGATGACGCAGTGGCTCGAATCGGTTGCGGTACCGACTTCTCGCACCGAGGTACCGCTGCTGGTCCTGGTCGGTGAACGCGACGACCTCATCGATCCCCGATGGACCCGGGACGCGGTAGCCGAGGCCTGCGCGCTGGGCGACGACGTCGAGCTTCGCTCCGAACCGGAGCAGGGCCATGCCGAACTGGCCGCAAACGGCATCGGAGTCGACTGGCTCGTCGAACGCTTCCTGAACGTGCCCACCTCGACCACGTGCGCGCGATGA
- a CDS encoding Na+/H+ antiporter: MDGPILLLVVIFAIAVAGFARRIDLQVPLVLVTVGSIASFVPGVPHVSLSPQLILGVVLPPLLYSAALDFSFVSFRRNLGQILRLGLVMVIVTTLVVGWFANLLIPELTLGAALVLGAVVAPPDAVSAIAVGRKLGLPARMMAILTGESLVNDAAALTLFTLAVASVTGSRIELGSPVLFFLYEIVGGVLVGLVLARIVRFVRNRIADSALETVLGLVLPFTAYLAAEEIHASGVLAVVTAGFVLGRVTADVSVSTRVQERQVWPTLDLLLEAFVFAYMGLQLKFVISEVQREGLPVHHVFAYALLVLVVVMAVRPAWIFANSGRNMLLRKLFRRSPSGEAGLTWQQNLVLSWAGMRGVVTLAAAAGVPLTTVLGDEFPGRAVIQAVAFVVAVGTLLLQGLTLPLLIRRLDVADPLEQQRNDNQRLLSQAIARTAAEDYLQRAAKDGIDGVDSERVDEVIQRVRRSVRARLDADETEDREKRIAAAGALFDSLRHNVLVAQRAALIAARDSGELEDEALRAVLNGLDVEEIAAEARIARRTP; encoded by the coding sequence GTGGACGGACCGATTCTTCTTCTCGTAGTCATCTTCGCGATCGCAGTCGCCGGTTTCGCCAGGCGCATCGATCTGCAGGTTCCGCTCGTCCTGGTCACCGTCGGATCCATCGCCTCGTTCGTTCCCGGGGTCCCGCACGTCAGCCTGTCGCCGCAGCTCATCCTCGGCGTCGTGCTTCCGCCGCTGCTGTACTCCGCCGCGCTGGATTTCTCGTTCGTCAGCTTCCGACGCAATCTCGGCCAGATTCTCCGACTCGGTCTCGTCATGGTGATCGTGACGACATTGGTCGTCGGCTGGTTCGCCAATCTGTTGATCCCGGAGCTCACCCTCGGCGCGGCCCTGGTGCTCGGTGCCGTCGTGGCCCCGCCCGACGCGGTCTCCGCGATCGCCGTCGGGCGCAAGCTCGGTCTGCCCGCGCGGATGATGGCCATCCTCACCGGCGAGTCTCTGGTGAACGACGCGGCCGCGTTGACTCTGTTCACCCTGGCCGTGGCCTCGGTGACGGGCAGTCGGATCGAACTGGGCTCACCGGTGTTGTTCTTCCTGTACGAGATCGTGGGCGGCGTGTTGGTGGGGTTGGTGCTGGCGCGCATCGTGCGGTTCGTCCGCAATCGGATCGCGGATTCGGCGCTGGAAACCGTGCTCGGTCTGGTCCTGCCGTTCACCGCGTATCTGGCGGCCGAGGAAATCCATGCGTCGGGAGTTCTCGCCGTCGTCACCGCCGGTTTCGTGCTGGGGCGCGTCACCGCCGACGTCTCGGTGTCCACCCGCGTTCAGGAACGGCAGGTGTGGCCGACGCTGGATCTCCTGCTCGAGGCATTCGTGTTCGCCTACATGGGTTTACAGCTGAAGTTCGTCATCTCGGAGGTGCAGCGCGAAGGGTTGCCCGTCCACCATGTGTTCGCCTATGCGCTGCTGGTGCTGGTGGTGGTCATGGCCGTCCGACCAGCTTGGATCTTCGCCAATTCCGGCCGAAACATGCTGCTTCGCAAATTGTTCCGGCGATCACCGTCAGGCGAAGCAGGTCTGACGTGGCAGCAGAACCTGGTGCTCTCCTGGGCGGGCATGCGTGGGGTGGTGACGCTTGCGGCGGCGGCCGGTGTACCGCTGACCACGGTGCTCGGCGACGAATTTCCCGGGCGGGCCGTGATTCAGGCGGTGGCCTTCGTCGTCGCGGTCGGTACGTTGCTGCTGCAGGGCCTGACGCTTCCGTTGTTGATCCGCCGCCTCGACGTCGCAGATCCACTCGAGCAGCAGCGCAACGACAATCAGCGGCTGCTGTCGCAGGCCATTGCCCGGACGGCGGCGGAGGACTACCTCCAGCGCGCGGCGAAGGACGGAATCGACGGAGTGGACAGCGAGCGCGTCGACGAGGTCATCCAGCGCGTCCGACGCTCCGTGCGCGCTCGGTTGGATGCCGACGAGACCGAGGATCGCGAGAAGCGGATCGCGGCGGCCGGGGCGTTGTTCGACTCGCTGCGACACAACGTCCTGGTCGCGCAGCGGGCGGCGCTCATCGCGGCCCGCGACTCGGGGGAGCTGGAGGACGAAGCTCTGCGGGCAGTGTTGAATGGCTTGGACGTGGAAGAAATTGCGGCCGAGGCTCGCATCGCACGACGCACACCGTAG
- a CDS encoding antitoxin produces the protein MGFADNLKGIVDKGKDLAAENSDKIDDVVEKAGDFIDNKTGGKYSDQIDKVQEAAKKAIPDK, from the coding sequence ATGGGCTTCGCAGACAATCTGAAGGGCATCGTCGACAAGGGCAAGGACCTCGCGGCCGAGAACTCGGACAAGATCGACGACGTCGTGGAGAAGGCGGGGGACTTCATCGACAACAAGACCGGTGGCAAGTACTCCGATCAGATCGACAAGGTCCAGGAAGCAGCCAAGAAGGCCATTCCGGACAAGTAG
- a CDS encoding HAD-IC family P-type ATPase, whose product MSIDADAQRDAGLTEADVARLRAEGKSNDVPARASRSVRDIVRGNVFTRINAILGVLLIIVLSTGSVIDGMFGLLIVANSGIGIVQEIRAKRTLDRLAIVGQNKPQVRRDGVSKQIPPDEVVLGDIVELGPGDQIVVDGEVIETASLEVDESLLTGEADTVHKLEAAQVLSGSFVVSGSGAYRATKVGRDAYAAKLAEEASKFTLVKSELRSGIDKILKFITYLMIPAGALIIYNQLFSSGQALGPALNGMVAALVPMVPEGLVLMTSIAFAVGVIRLGQRQCLVQELPAIEGLARVDVVCADKTGTLTENGMRLSELVLIDEDHSGSVTSALASLAHDDPRPNASVQAVGEAYPDAPGWTQTAVAPFSSAKKWSGLSYGEHGHWLLGAPDVLLDASSDIARRAEETGSRGLRVLLLASSDRSVDDGEAPGVVTPRALVILEQKVREDARDTLEYFASQHVQVKVISGDNAVSVGAVAGSLGLPGGDAPIDARDLPEDSEKLADTLANSTTFGRVRPDQKRAMVGALQSRGHTVAMTGDGVNDVLALKDADIGVSMGSGSAATRAVAQIVLLDNKFATLPYVVGEGRRVIGNIERVSNLFLTKTVYSVLLAFLIGLSGVLSQIFHFEPIPYPFLPRHVTIAAWFTIGIPAFVLSLAPNNERARSGFVSRVMRLAVPSGLIVGSCTFVSYLLVYAGPNATETQVTQASTTALITLIMIALWVLAVVARPYNWWKIVLLGGSVGGYLLLFAIPFCRTFFKLDPSNVGATTSALIIGGIGIALVEVAHRFGSALRNRTSLRNTQYKT is encoded by the coding sequence ATGTCTATCGACGCCGATGCGCAGCGGGACGCCGGGCTGACCGAGGCGGACGTCGCCAGGCTCAGGGCCGAGGGAAAGTCGAACGACGTTCCGGCCCGAGCTTCTCGGTCGGTCCGCGACATCGTCCGTGGCAACGTCTTCACTCGCATCAACGCGATTCTGGGTGTGCTGTTGATCATCGTGCTGTCCACCGGCTCGGTGATCGACGGCATGTTCGGGCTGTTGATCGTCGCCAACAGTGGCATCGGCATCGTGCAGGAGATCCGCGCCAAACGCACCCTGGATCGGTTGGCCATCGTGGGGCAGAACAAGCCCCAGGTTCGACGCGACGGCGTCTCGAAGCAGATCCCGCCCGACGAGGTCGTACTCGGCGACATCGTCGAACTGGGTCCCGGTGATCAGATCGTCGTCGACGGTGAGGTGATCGAGACCGCGAGCCTCGAGGTCGACGAGTCGTTGCTCACCGGCGAGGCCGACACGGTGCACAAACTCGAAGCGGCGCAGGTGCTTTCGGGCAGCTTCGTCGTGTCGGGCAGCGGTGCGTACCGCGCGACGAAGGTCGGGCGCGACGCCTACGCAGCCAAGCTCGCCGAGGAGGCCAGCAAGTTCACGCTGGTCAAGTCCGAGTTGCGCAGCGGCATCGACAAGATCCTGAAATTCATCACGTACCTGATGATTCCGGCCGGTGCGCTGATCATCTACAACCAATTGTTCTCCAGCGGGCAGGCTTTGGGTCCTGCGCTCAACGGCATGGTCGCCGCGCTCGTCCCGATGGTCCCCGAGGGCCTGGTGCTGATGACGTCGATCGCCTTCGCGGTCGGCGTCATCAGGCTCGGTCAACGGCAGTGCCTGGTGCAGGAGCTGCCCGCGATCGAGGGACTCGCCCGCGTCGACGTGGTGTGCGCCGACAAGACCGGAACCCTCACCGAGAACGGTATGCGGCTGTCGGAGTTGGTGCTGATCGACGAGGACCACTCCGGCTCGGTGACAAGTGCATTGGCGTCGCTCGCCCACGACGACCCGCGGCCCAACGCCAGCGTGCAGGCCGTGGGCGAGGCGTATCCCGACGCGCCGGGGTGGACGCAGACGGCCGTGGCACCGTTCTCCTCGGCCAAGAAGTGGAGTGGACTGTCGTACGGCGAGCACGGGCATTGGTTGCTCGGTGCCCCGGACGTGCTGCTCGACGCCTCCTCCGACATCGCCCGTCGTGCCGAGGAGACAGGCTCGCGTGGTCTACGGGTGTTGCTGCTCGCCAGCTCCGACCGCTCGGTCGACGACGGCGAAGCGCCCGGAGTCGTGACCCCGCGTGCACTGGTGATTCTCGAGCAGAAGGTGCGCGAGGATGCCCGAGACACGTTGGAGTACTTCGCCAGCCAGCACGTCCAGGTCAAGGTCATCTCCGGCGACAATGCCGTCTCGGTCGGCGCGGTCGCGGGATCGCTCGGCCTGCCCGGCGGCGACGCCCCGATCGACGCGCGCGATCTGCCCGAGGACTCCGAGAAACTGGCCGACACTCTGGCGAATTCCACCACCTTCGGCCGAGTCCGACCGGATCAGAAGCGGGCGATGGTGGGCGCGTTGCAATCTCGCGGCCACACGGTCGCGATGACCGGCGACGGTGTCAACGACGTGCTCGCGCTCAAGGACGCCGATATCGGTGTCTCGATGGGTTCGGGAAGCGCCGCCACCCGAGCCGTCGCACAGATCGTGTTGTTGGACAACAAGTTCGCCACCCTGCCCTACGTGGTAGGGGAGGGGCGACGCGTCATCGGCAACATCGAACGCGTCTCCAATCTGTTCCTCACCAAGACGGTGTACTCGGTACTGCTGGCGTTCCTCATCGGGCTCTCGGGCGTGCTCTCGCAGATCTTCCACTTCGAGCCGATCCCGTATCCCTTCCTACCGCGGCACGTGACGATCGCAGCGTGGTTCACCATCGGCATCCCGGCCTTCGTGCTCTCGCTCGCGCCCAACAACGAGCGGGCGCGCAGTGGATTCGTCTCGCGGGTGATGCGGCTGGCCGTCCCCTCCGGATTGATCGTCGGCTCGTGCACGTTCGTCTCCTACCTACTGGTCTATGCCGGCCCGAACGCCACCGAGACCCAGGTGACGCAGGCCAGTACCACCGCGCTGATCACCCTGATCATGATCGCGCTGTGGGTGTTGGCCGTCGTCGCGCGGCCCTACAACTGGTGGAAGATCGTGCTGCTCGGCGGGTCGGTCGGTGGCTACCTGCTGCTGTTCGCGATCCCGTTCTGCCGCACCTTCTTCAAACTCGATCCGTCCAATGTGGGAGCCACCACCAGTGCTCTGATCATCGGCGGTATCGGAATCGCGCTCGTCGAGGTTGCCCATCGATTCGGATCGGCGCTGCGCAATCGAACATCACTACGCAACACGCAGTACAAAACGTAA
- a CDS encoding MBL fold metallo-hydrolase, which produces MGTVTKTKFVLGAAAALSGAWLARATWGLPSAIGARRVHITPYAAGSPRYRDRRFHNSDPSSSYVPGRSEKGQQNMFVSLVTERGKGRPQRPIPLAPPIAPVDAGELAVTWYGHSSVLVEVDGYRVLADPVWSNRVSPSSVVGPARLHPTPVELVDLPRVDAIVISHDHYDHLDKATVQKLASIQSAPFVVPLGIGAHLRKWRVPEARIVELDWDEQTNIGGLTVTCTEARHFSGRGLTRDSTQWASWAFAGPVRRVFFGGDTGYTPKFAEIGSNYGPFDLTLLPVGAYDVRWPDIHMNPEEAVTAHIDLTASGIFVPIHWATFNLAFHPWSEPIVRLHAAAEDVGVQVAVPMPGQRIDGTRTLHDDRWWSRLG; this is translated from the coding sequence CTGGGGACCGTGACGAAGACGAAGTTCGTACTGGGAGCCGCCGCAGCACTGAGCGGTGCATGGTTGGCACGCGCGACGTGGGGGCTGCCGTCGGCGATCGGTGCCAGGCGCGTGCACATCACCCCGTACGCCGCCGGCTCTCCGCGCTACCGCGATCGCCGGTTCCACAACTCCGACCCGAGCTCGAGCTACGTTCCCGGGCGCAGCGAGAAGGGGCAGCAGAACATGTTCGTCTCGCTCGTCACCGAACGTGGCAAGGGCAGGCCCCAGCGCCCGATTCCGCTGGCGCCGCCGATCGCGCCGGTGGACGCGGGCGAACTGGCGGTCACCTGGTACGGCCACTCGAGTGTGCTCGTCGAGGTCGACGGTTACCGCGTTCTCGCCGATCCGGTGTGGAGCAACCGCGTGTCCCCGTCTTCGGTGGTGGGGCCGGCACGGCTGCATCCGACGCCGGTCGAGTTGGTCGATCTGCCGCGCGTCGACGCCATCGTGATCTCCCACGATCATTACGACCACCTCGACAAGGCGACGGTGCAGAAGCTGGCGAGCATTCAGTCGGCACCGTTCGTCGTGCCACTGGGAATCGGCGCGCATCTGCGCAAGTGGCGGGTGCCCGAGGCGCGCATCGTCGAACTGGACTGGGACGAGCAGACGAACATCGGCGGCCTCACCGTCACGTGCACAGAGGCTCGGCATTTCTCCGGCCGCGGTCTGACCCGGGACTCGACGCAGTGGGCGTCCTGGGCCTTCGCCGGCCCCGTTCGACGCGTCTTCTTCGGCGGCGACACCGGCTACACACCGAAGTTCGCCGAGATCGGCAGCAACTACGGCCCCTTCGATCTGACGCTGCTGCCCGTCGGGGCCTACGACGTGCGGTGGCCGGACATCCACATGAACCCGGAGGAAGCGGTCACGGCGCACATCGATCTGACGGCGTCGGGCATCTTCGTCCCGATTCACTGGGCCACGTTCAATCTGGCGTTTCATCCGTGGTCGGAGCCGATAGTGCGGCTGCACGCCGCCGCCGAGGACGTCGGAGTGCAGGTGGCGGTGCCGATGCCGGGGCAACGAATAGACGGCACGCGAACGCTGCACGACGATCGTTGGTGGTCTCGGCTGGGCTGA
- the htpG gene encoding molecular chaperone HtpG, translating into MSTEQLEFQAETRQLLDLMVHSIYSNKDSFLRELISNSSDALDKLRLESYRNKDLDVDVSDLHIEIDIDSSARTLTIRDNGIGMSRSEVIDLIGTLAKSGTAEVRKKLKEAKDAAASEELIGQFGIGFYSTFMVAEKVTLLTRKAGEAAATKWESTGEGTYEITDVDDAPQGSSVTLALKPADEEDHLHDYASERKIKELVKKYSDFIAWPIRIDVEKRVKSEEEGGEDTVTIETETINSQKALWTRSKDEVSEEEYKEFYKHVSHAWDEPLEVIPFKAEGTFEYQALLFIPSQAPFDLFMRESKAGVHLYVKRVFIMDDSQELLPEYLRFVKGVVDAADLSLNVSREILQQDRQIRAIRRRLTKKVLSTVKELQSEQPDKYKTLWSQFGTVLKEGLISDSDNRETLLGIASFASTNSEEGVTTLAEYVDRMKDGQQQIYYMTGESRQQIESSPHMEAFKARGLEVLLLTDSVDEVWVGNVTDFDGKSFQSIAKGEVDLDTEEEKKESEAKREEQDKEFADLLTWLTETLGEDVKEVRLSTRLTTSPACVVGDEFSFSPQLEKMYKASGQFVPTSKRILELNPTHDLVTGLKKAREDRSDDPHLAETAELLYATALLAEGTELKDPAKFSKLLADRLTRTI; encoded by the coding sequence TTGAGTACCGAACAGCTCGAATTCCAGGCGGAGACGCGTCAGCTCCTGGATCTGATGGTGCACTCCATCTACTCCAACAAGGACAGCTTTCTCCGTGAACTGATCTCCAACTCCTCGGACGCGCTGGACAAGCTGCGCCTGGAGTCGTACCGCAACAAGGACCTGGACGTCGACGTCTCGGATCTGCACATCGAGATCGACATCGACTCCTCCGCTCGTACCCTCACCATCCGGGACAACGGCATCGGCATGTCCCGCTCCGAGGTCATCGACCTCATCGGCACACTGGCCAAGTCGGGCACCGCCGAGGTACGCAAGAAGCTCAAGGAAGCCAAGGACGCGGCCGCCTCCGAGGAGCTCATCGGCCAGTTCGGCATCGGCTTCTACTCGACGTTCATGGTGGCCGAGAAGGTCACGCTGCTCACCCGCAAGGCCGGCGAAGCCGCCGCCACCAAGTGGGAGTCCACCGGCGAGGGCACCTACGAGATCACCGACGTCGACGACGCCCCGCAGGGTTCCTCGGTGACGCTGGCCCTCAAGCCGGCCGACGAGGAGGACCACCTCCACGATTACGCGTCCGAGCGCAAGATCAAGGAACTGGTCAAGAAGTACTCCGACTTCATCGCCTGGCCCATTCGCATCGACGTCGAGAAGCGCGTCAAGAGCGAAGAGGAAGGCGGCGAGGACACCGTCACGATCGAGACCGAAACGATCAACTCGCAGAAGGCGCTGTGGACCCGCTCCAAGGACGAGGTGTCCGAGGAGGAGTACAAGGAGTTCTACAAGCACGTCAGCCACGCCTGGGACGAGCCGCTCGAGGTCATCCCGTTCAAGGCCGAGGGCACGTTCGAATACCAAGCGCTGCTGTTCATTCCGTCGCAGGCGCCGTTCGACCTGTTCATGCGCGAGAGCAAGGCCGGCGTGCACCTGTACGTCAAGCGCGTGTTCATCATGGACGACTCGCAGGAACTGCTGCCCGAGTACCTGCGCTTCGTCAAGGGTGTCGTGGACGCAGCGGACCTCTCGCTCAACGTCTCTCGCGAAATCCTGCAGCAGGACCGGCAGATCCGCGCGATCCGTCGACGCCTCACCAAGAAGGTGCTCTCCACGGTCAAGGAGCTGCAGAGCGAGCAGCCCGACAAGTACAAGACGCTGTGGTCGCAGTTCGGAACGGTCCTCAAGGAGGGCCTGATCTCCGACAGCGACAACCGCGAAACCCTGTTGGGCATCGCGTCGTTCGCGTCCACCAACTCCGAGGAGGGCGTGACCACCCTCGCCGAGTACGTGGACCGGATGAAGGACGGCCAGCAGCAGATCTACTACATGACCGGCGAATCGCGTCAGCAGATCGAGAGCTCGCCGCACATGGAGGCGTTCAAGGCTCGCGGGCTCGAGGTGCTGCTGCTCACCGATTCGGTCGACGAGGTGTGGGTCGGCAACGTCACCGACTTCGACGGAAAGTCGTTCCAGTCCATCGCGAAGGGCGAGGTGGACCTCGACACCGAAGAGGAGAAGAAGGAGTCCGAGGCCAAGCGCGAGGAGCAGGACAAGGAATTCGCGGACTTGCTGACCTGGCTCACCGAGACCCTCGGCGAGGACGTGAAGGAGGTACGTCTGTCGACACGACTGACGACGTCACCGGCCTGCGTCGTCGGTGACGAGTTCAGCTTCTCCCCGCAGCTCGAGAAGATGTACAAGGCCTCGGGCCAGTTCGTACCGACCTCCAAGCGCATCCTCGAACTCAACCCCACCCACGATCTGGTGACGGGACTGAAGAAGGCTCGCGAGGATCGCAGCGACGATCCGCATCTCGCCGAGACCGCCGAATTGCTCTACGCGACGGCCTTGTTGGCCGAAGGCACCGAGCTCAAGGACCCGGCGAAATTCTCCAAGCTGCTCGCCGATCGGTTGACCCGCACGATCTGA
- a CDS encoding purine-cytosine permease family protein: MTAVQPAPTDTALKETLEDYTLRFAPRSYRKWGTGVVATSALGGIAYLADFAIGANIGISYGTGNALWGILVFAVVIFLTGLPLAYYAARYNIDLDLITRGSGFGYYGSVVTNVIFATFTFIFFALEGSIMAQGLELGLGVPLPIGYAVSTIMVIPLVIYGMKALAKLQVWTTPLWLVLMVLPFVYLVISNPDSVGEFFAYGGQDGADGKGVNIGSVMLAAGVCLSLIAQIAEQIDYLRFMPPKTPENSRRWWTAVLLAGPGWVIFGALKQVVGLFLAVYLIANVVDGSSIANEPVHQFLEIYENFMPGWLAMTLAVILVVISQIKINVTNAYSGSLAWTNSYTRLTKTYPGRMVFVLFNLAIALILMEANMFDFLNSILGFYANCGIAWIAVVASDIVFNKYILGLSPKVPEFRRGMLYNINPVGFGSMAVSAILSILVFFGAFGSAIKPYSPIVALVLALVLPPILAVATKGKYYLRRTDDGIDLPMFDEHGNPSDALVMCHVSGMEFERPDMIASNVPGPNGEKQYISSLSLSTDKTGEHILPPQ; this comes from the coding sequence ATGACCGCCGTACAGCCAGCGCCGACAGACACCGCGCTCAAAGAGACGCTAGAGGACTACACGCTGCGCTTCGCGCCGCGTAGCTACCGTAAATGGGGAACCGGTGTTGTCGCGACGTCCGCGCTCGGCGGAATCGCGTATCTCGCGGACTTCGCCATCGGTGCCAACATCGGAATCTCCTACGGAACCGGCAACGCACTCTGGGGCATCCTGGTGTTCGCGGTCGTCATCTTCCTGACCGGGCTCCCGCTCGCCTACTACGCTGCTCGATACAACATCGACCTCGATCTGATCACCCGTGGAAGCGGATTCGGCTACTACGGATCGGTGGTCACCAACGTCATCTTCGCGACGTTCACCTTCATCTTCTTCGCGCTCGAGGGTTCGATCATGGCGCAGGGACTCGAACTCGGCTTGGGTGTCCCGTTGCCCATCGGGTACGCGGTGTCGACGATCATGGTTATTCCGTTGGTGATCTACGGCATGAAAGCCCTTGCCAAGCTTCAGGTCTGGACCACTCCGCTCTGGTTGGTGCTGATGGTGCTGCCGTTCGTCTACCTGGTGATCAGCAATCCCGATTCGGTCGGGGAGTTCTTCGCCTACGGCGGTCAGGACGGTGCCGACGGCAAGGGCGTCAACATCGGATCGGTGATGCTCGCGGCGGGCGTGTGTCTGTCGTTGATCGCTCAGATCGCCGAGCAGATCGACTACCTGCGGTTCATGCCGCCCAAGACTCCCGAGAACTCCCGACGCTGGTGGACGGCAGTGCTTCTCGCGGGACCGGGTTGGGTCATCTTCGGCGCACTCAAGCAGGTCGTCGGCCTGTTCCTCGCCGTGTACCTCATCGCCAACGTCGTCGACGGTTCGAGCATCGCCAACGAGCCGGTGCACCAGTTCCTCGAGATCTACGAGAACTTCATGCCGGGCTGGCTGGCGATGACCCTCGCGGTGATCCTGGTCGTCATCAGCCAGATCAAGATCAACGTCACCAACGCCTACTCCGGGTCACTGGCGTGGACCAACTCCTACACCCGCCTCACCAAGACGTACCCGGGCCGCATGGTGTTCGTGTTGTTCAACCTCGCCATTGCACTGATCCTGATGGAAGCCAACATGTTCGACTTCCTCAACAGCATTCTCGGCTTCTACGCCAACTGCGGTATCGCGTGGATCGCCGTGGTGGCGTCGGACATCGTGTTCAACAAATACATTCTGGGGCTCTCGCCCAAGGTGCCCGAGTTCCGACGCGGCATGCTCTACAACATCAATCCGGTCGGCTTCGGATCGATGGCGGTATCGGCGATCCTGTCGATTCTGGTGTTCTTCGGCGCATTCGGATCTGCGATCAAGCCGTACTCGCCCATCGTGGCTCTCGTTCTCGCACTGGTTCTTCCGCCCATCCTGGCGGTGGCGACCAAGGGCAAGTACTACCTGCGTCGCACCGACGACGGCATCGATCTGCCGATGTTCGACGAGCACGGCAACCCGTCCGACGCGCTCGTGATGTGCCACGTCAGCGGCATGGAATTCGAACGACCCGACATGATCGCGTCCAACGTGCCGGGGCCGAACGGGGAGAAGCAGTACATCAGTTCTCTGTCGCTGAGCACCGACAAGACGGGGGAGCACATCCTGCCCCCGCAGTGA
- the shbA gene encoding RNA polymerase sigma factor ShbA, with protein MSFGMDRLEDVVPRAVAGDRLALEQVLVLIQPPVRRYCAARIGNLDVAADDVVQEVCLALVTAIPKYRDMGKPFMAFVYGIAAHKLADAGRKSALRQSFSIDEMPEEQSTEAGPEQLALGDELRSHTQALMDTLPTKYRKIILMRVVWGLTAPQAGEALGMTAGAVRVAQHRAMNMLRAELSNFSLLAARAAAA; from the coding sequence ATGAGTTTCGGCATGGACAGGCTCGAGGATGTTGTGCCTCGCGCCGTTGCGGGAGATCGACTCGCTCTCGAACAGGTGCTGGTGCTGATCCAGCCACCGGTTCGGCGCTACTGCGCCGCCCGGATCGGGAATCTCGACGTGGCCGCCGACGATGTGGTGCAGGAGGTCTGCCTCGCACTGGTCACCGCCATTCCCAAGTACCGAGACATGGGCAAGCCGTTCATGGCCTTCGTGTACGGGATCGCCGCTCACAAGCTCGCCGACGCCGGCCGCAAATCGGCTCTGCGACAATCGTTCTCGATCGACGAGATGCCCGAAGAGCAATCCACCGAAGCCGGGCCGGAGCAACTCGCGCTCGGCGACGAACTGCGTAGCCATACCCAGGCATTGATGGACACCCTGCCGACCAAGTACCGCAAGATCATTCTGATGCGAGTGGTGTGGGGCTTGACGGCACCGCAAGCCGGTGAAGCACTGGGGATGACGGCCGGAGCTGTGCGGGTGGCCCAGCATCGGGCGATGAACATGCTGCGCGCCGAGCTGTCGAACTTCTCGCTGCTGGCAGCGCGCGCCGCCGCCGCCTGA